The proteins below are encoded in one region of Megalops cyprinoides isolate fMegCyp1 chromosome 14, fMegCyp1.pri, whole genome shotgun sequence:
- the vtcn1 gene encoding V-set domain-containing T-cell activation inhibitor 1, whose amino-acid sequence MASIGQVIFWSMIVLIFIVGGLLILILSIAFTRSQSSFVETHDPFPVGNIGEDIVLDCKFQPSTADVKRLDQVTITWEKDGLSGVVYRYQNRAAQLRDQNPQFRGRTRLFTDSIAAGNASLLLWNVGIRDAGMYRCSVSAPSGRGSISLTLRVAAYSSPSFTRKENLLTAEAQRWYPKPDVTWKDHNGDTLNGSASFFNNSAGILRVVTTLEEPVRVDDTYTCLIQNHLVVSVSQATIKA is encoded by the exons TTTATAGTTGGTGGACTTCTCATCCTTATATTGTCCATCGCATTTACAC GCTCGCAGAGTTCTTTTGTGGAAACCCATGACCCGTTTCCCGTGGGAAACATCGGAGAAGACATCGTGCTGGACTGCAAGTTCCAGCCGTCCACCGCAGATGTGAAGAGGCTGGACCAGGTGACCATCACCTGGGAGAAAGACGGGCTGAGCGGGGTGGTGTACCGCTACCAGAACCGGGCCGCTCAGCTGAGGGACCAGAACCCTCAGTTCAGGGGCAGGACGCGGCTCTTCACGGACAGCATCGCCGCCGGCAACgcctccctgctgctgtggaaCGTGGGAATAAGGGATGCGGGCATGTACCGGTGCAGCGTGAGTGCCCCCAGTGGCCGGGGGAGCATCAGCCTGACTCTCAGAGTCGCTG CGTACTCCTCTCCGAGCTTCACCAGGAAGGAAAACCTCCTAACGGCAGAGGCGCAGAGGTGGTACCCCAAACCCGACGTCACCTGGAAGGACCACAACGGTGACACCCTGAACGGGAGCGCCAGCTTCTTCAACAACTCAGCCGGGATCCTGAGGGTGGTGACCACACTCGAGGAGCCGGTGCGGGTGGACGACACCTACACCTGCCTGATCCAGAACCACCTGGTGGTGTCTGTCTCCCAGGCAACG atcAAGGCATAA
- the trim45 gene encoding tripartite motif-containing protein 45, with the protein MQKDATASLRTMSLNNEKEGDVGKFSATGSNDDGKKSKGIRECVVNDKVVCRVCKHFYRDPKILPCLHTFCAECIRQLEPFSVSGINGKAALSQEPPYLRDQHAVTILCPECDSEVDLPPTGVDGLTPDHLALDEVFLETLLSENCELVCDLCNEGDAEKRCAVCSVNLCEFCCQAHRRQKKTSSHPVQRLQDLKAQGRLSRPLLCTLHAGEELRLFCDSCDLALCRECAVAGHRDHQCGYAHDVVHRHGDRIRQLLRGVQPRLGRLEEALRAVERAQGAVQARADAVAHDVQAFCRGYTRALEAHCQVLLRRVEAVRAQRSTQLHLQRAQLEQALTDARTGVDFAERLLTCGSEVEILSAKGVTARRLARLAEAEYNLHPAVAIDDGSLCFLPQESAGEVGGFPMFGVIHAKTVDPSKCVIQGEGLQRGREGQRGEFTLVCRDSSGEPMGKGGEAVMVSIVHKDRKDCTVDSMVTDNGDGSYSVSYTPTEPGLYSVWVCVKAQHVKGSPFILTVRRKFRRHQGTFHCCSFCSSGGVKEARCNCGGTMPGGYQGCGHGHKGHPGKPHWSCCGSVVEGSECVALGMGLGSPRSPRSRLRTVEL; encoded by the exons ATGCAAAAGGACGCGACGGCTTCGCTCAGAACGATGTCCCTTAATAACGAGAAGGAGGGAGACGTGGGTAAGTTTTCAGCAACAGGCTCAAACGATGACGGCAAAAAGTCAAAGGGAATCAGAGAATGTGTGGTAAATGACAAGGTGGTCTGCCGTGTTTGCAAACATTTCTATCGGGACCCCAAAATTCTGCCATGTCTGCACACGTTCTGCGCCGAATGCATCCGTCAGCTTGAACCGTTCTCCGTGTCGGGAATAAACGGCAAAGCGGCTTTATCGCAGGAGCCGCCGTATCTCCGCGATCAGCATGCGGTCACGATACTGTGCCCGGAATGCGATTCCGAAGTGGACCTACCGCCGACCGGCGTAGACGGGTTAACCCCGGACCACCTGGCGCTGGACGAAGTGTTTTTGGAAACGCTGCTCAGTGAAAACTGCGAGCTCGTCTGCGATCTGTGCAACGAGGGCGACGCCGAGAAGCGGTGCGCGGTGTGCAGCGTCAACCTCTGCGAGTTCTGCTGCCAGGCTCACAG GAGGCAGAAGAAGACCTCATCCCATCCCGTCCAGCGTCTGCAGGACCTGAAGGCGCAGGGCAGGCTCTCCCGGCCCCTGCTGTGCACGCTGCACGCCGGCGAGGAGCTCCGCCTCTTCTGCGACTCCTGTGACCTGGCCCTGTGCAGGGAGTGCGCCGTGGCGGGCCACCGCGACCACCAGTGCGGCTACGCGCACGACGTGGTGCACCGGCACGGCGACCGCATCCGGCAGCTGCTGCGCGGCGTGCAGCCCCGTCTGGGCCGGCTGGAGGAGGCGCTACGCGCGGTGGAGCGGGCGCAGGGCGCCGTGCAGGCCCGCGCCGACGCCGTGGCGCACGACGTGCAGGCCTTCTGCCGCGGCTACACGCGGGCGCTGGAGGCGCACTGCCAGGTGCTGCTGCGGCGGGTGGAGGCGGTGCGGGCGCAGAGGAGCACGCAGCTGCACCTGCAGAGGGCGCAGCTGGAGCAGGCGCTAACGGACGCGCGCACCGGCGTGGACTTCGCCGAGCGCCTGCTCACCTGCGGCTCCGAGGTGGAGATCCTGAGCGCCAAGGGGGTGACGGCGCGGCGGCTGGCGCGGCTGGCGGAGGCGGAGTACAACCTCCACCCCGCCGTCGCCATCGACGACGGCAgcctctgtttcctgccccAGGAGAGTGccggggaggtgggggggttccCCATGTTTGGCGTGATCCACGCCAAGACGGTGGACCCCAGCAAGTGTGTCATCCAAGGGGAAG GCCTGcagcgggggagagagggccAGCGGGGGGAGTTCACCCTGGTCTGCAGAGACTCCTCTGGAGAGCCCatggggaagggaggggaggctGTGATGGTCAGCATCGTTCATAAGGACAGGAAAGACTG CACGGTGGACTCGATGGTGACAGACAATGGCGACGGATCTTACAGCGTCTCCTACACCCCCACGGAGCCTGGGCTATACTCTGTATGGGTCTGTGTCAAAGCCCAGCACGTCAAG GGGTCACCCTTCATCCTGACGGTGAGGAGGAAGTTCCGGCGTCACCAAGGAACCTtccactgctgctccttctgcTCCAGCGGGGGGGTGAAGGAGGCACGCTGCAACTGCGGGGGCACCATGCCAG GTGGCTACCAGGGCTGCGGTCATGGGCACAAGGGCCATCCAGGGAAGCCCCACTGGTCGTGCTGTGGGAGTGTGGTGGAGGGCTCGGAGTGTGTGGCCCTGGGTATGGGACTGGGCTCTCCTCGCTCCCCCCGCAGCCGGCTCAGGACTGTGGAGCTCTaa